GGTAGATTTGTATTGCTGGACAATCAATGGGAGCACAGTTTTCCGGGTATACCGGGAGCGTGGATACTGGGACCTGATATATGGTATTCTGCGAGAGTTCTGGTGGGAAAACGTGGTTCCTGCTCGGGAAACCCTGTTGATGGGAAGGGATGAGGAGGCCGTAAACCTGTACAAGCCATCATCTACGCATAAGCAAACAGGGCTTGTGATCTTTAGGAGCGCAAAAATGGCTAGCGAGGCAAAGCTGTTGTGTCGGGAGATTGCGGGTCATGTTGAATTTTATAGGTGATAAATTATGAACGGTCGGAGCAACACATTAGTTGGTTCCAATATATATCATTGCCTGGATTAAGTTCGGTCTCTATGCCGTTTTATTTGGCTTTTATAATTAGTTCTCTTCATTTCGGATGACATATTCCGAGGCATACAATCACATCTACAGATGCGCAAAATCAAACTGATTAGTTGATTCCCAACGATCTTCGACCTGTTGGGGTATGAGCTGGGTTGTCGGAGGCCTGTGATCGACTTCCCCGGTTCCCATTGGTCATTAAATTACtagagaaaagaatgaaagtACATGTaaggaaaacaaaatgaaCGCCAGCCATTGAGAGGTCCGaggaaagatttttttttttccggttacaaAGGCGACACATGGACATGATACgttgaaatataaatattaaatatttaataaatgggCATGGGTAGTTTTACTGGATATCGAACCTGAGATCTTTTGATTACCAGACAAAAGATACATCACTATACTATACCCTCTCTTAATATAGGAAAGATTTTTTGCCGTTAAACAATAACTAACTTACCTCTGACAACCCATTGATTGTTCTAATTAAGAAAGTTGAAATGGGATGACTGCTAAATTAGGAAAGGAATAGCTCAAGTGATCTTTTACCCAAAGATAACGGCAAAAAACTAGAAAGATATTCATTCAATACCCAAATTCtgaatcattttcattttttcaggAGAGAGGGAAAGGAAATATTGGTCGCGAACAGAATGGATTCCGGCCTGTCGTGGGCGGACCAGTGGGACTACAACAATGACCCTCCACCACGGTCCTCCGATGATGACAGCAAGAAGGGAAAAGGGTCGAAGGTGAAGAAGGTGAAGCTGATCAAGTGGGTGAAGGATCTCTGCAAGAAACCTGCCAACAAATAATACCCGAGTTTCCAGCCTCATCTAAACGGAGAGAAACCTTCGGCAGCATGATTATGATCCTCTTGTATAGTGTCCGATTTCTGCCCTTGCTTTGTGTGTTCCTTTTTCAAGAAAAGATAAGAATTATGTGATCCATTTGCTTGTGTTTATCCTCTTCTTGTTTCCTGCAAACTTGCTTATTTGATTAATACGTTCAAAGGGCGAATTCTCATTGAAAAAGTTTGTGTACAGTATTATTCTTTGTTCCTCTCGATGTTCATTCGATCTGATTATAATTCCAGTGGTATCTGTTGGAAGGAACATAGCATTGTGGATATTTTCGGAGAACATCGATTAGTTTGAACCTTACCTATGGATTCATCTCCCTTCCATGCTTAACAACATTTCCTGGAAATCAAAGGACTATAGGCGCTTAGTATGTCAACCTAGAAAATAAATGTCTAATAGCCTCAAAGATACAGAAAACGCAACGAGAGCTGCATTTATGCAAGTTGATCTATCATTACAACCTCGATCGatgaaaaaggaagaagtTCCAAGTTATGTACTCAATCGATAACAACATAACAGGAGGGGGAACCGTTCAACCTTGTGGGAAATGGAGCTCTCATAAACCTTTTCCCTCCATTTCCGTCCTTATCAAATCAGATGTCTTCAAAAtgtgttaaaaaaaatgttcacGATCGAGGTCCAATCCCGAATTCAAGCAGGGGGAcactcttcttttttcctgtAGGTTCTGTCCCTCTTTGTGTAGGGTGTTTATCAAATATGACTCTTAACAGCAGAAGCAATTGAAAGCTAATATCCAAGTTCCTGGTTTAGATAGATTTTAGACTCACATATGTGAGTCTATGACCATGGATGCAATAATAAAGttcaaaaaagaattttaaccaaacaaaagaaaaatgtgataatttattatcattttaagGACAATAttgaatagaaaaagaaatttatccTATGCGTTTGCACTGCACTCCTTTCCTAACATTCTGGCATTCTTAAATCGTGGGTTCACATCGATGGggcataataattaatttaatgaataaaaaaaatctctcttataaaaaagatgaataaaactccgtttttttttttttcaatccatTGGATCAGCTTTCTTAAGCATGACATACAGCTAATTCGCAATTTGAACATCTTGGCTCGGACAAGTAATGGCAGGGATCGCTACACATGATTTTCCATGCCCTGGTACATGTTTGCTCGAGGACGTGGTAAgtgaaaacacaaaaaaactgaataagaaaaaagaaaaagaaaaatgagacaATGTAACAACATGCTCTtttaaggtttttttttttctccatcccaagaaaataaaataggaaaaactaaaaaataaacatatatcCTCCTACATGTTAGAGGACCAAACAGGTTTCCTAACTAAAATAACCACACAGCAGAGCATTCCATTTCCGGTTCCTGTGGCTGTTCAATGAACAAAGATAGAGAAAAAGAGACAATCCAAGACATTGCATTTGACaagaaaattttcctttttctctccctcctctctctttctcttccccTGCAACAGAGAGGGAAAGGGACAGAGCTTTGAGCTCATAATCAATCTCGATTTCGAGGGAGGCGAGATCATATCAATCGATATAAATCTTTCAGATTAAATTGGGTTAGTGCATGGTACACATTCTCAAGAGGTTTGAAATAGAAAGTACAGCCAAGCTGAATGATGGATCAAATATTGGGCAAGGCCGGTTCGTATCTGTTTGCCCAGAAAGCCAATAAGGAGATGGGCGCTGTCAGCAACGAAATCAACGtacgtctctctctcttcctctctaaTCCCCTCTTGCTTTTGATTTGTCGGCGTTTAGTATCATCCATGGTTTCTAAGATTTCCGATGAGCTGAGATATTACTTTCGGGTTGCTTGGATCTGGAACGTGTGCTCTGGTTATGATCCTGTTAACGTGATGCTTGGAGTTGTAGTCTTTGATGCCGGATTATTTCTGCTGCCGCCTCGTTATTGATGGAAACCTTGTTTTGCTAACAGCAAATGTCGAATAGCATTGAAGGAGGGGCGAAGTGGCTTGTTAACAAGATCAAAGGTTCGTGCCACACGATTGCATTAAAGTTATTTCCCATTCTTTCCGCTAAACAATTGCTATTTGGCCATCATGATCCGTTATGGCTCTTGGTTTCGGCTTACTGGATCGGAATACATGACTTACAagtatattttcaaaattctgtGGATCACATCAGCATAAACTGAATCTAATCTGATATCAACCGAGAGATGCATATTCTTTCTTGACTCTCATTAGCTCGATATGTATCCTGTTGTTGATATTCGCATAATGTGCAGGTAAAATACAGAAACCGCTTCCGGAGATCCTGAAGGAACACAACCTGCCAGGTGGATTATTCCCAAATGATGCCACGAATTACGATTTCGATGAGAACACAGGGTACCTAACCGTCATCTTGCCCGGCCCCTGCGAGGTTCAGTATAAGGATTCGTCCCAGCTGCGATTCAACACTTCAGTGTCGGGGTATCTagagaaggggaagatgaCGAACATCGAGGGGATGAAGACAAAGATGGTAATGATATGGGTGAAGGTGACCTTGATAGCGGTTGAAGGATCAGACAAGGTCCAATTCTCCGCCGGGATGAAGAAGAGCCGGAGCCGAGAAGCTTATGAAGCCCAGAGGGAAGGAGTAGCAGTTAACAGCTTCTGAAAATTGATGGCATTTCAATTACTTGGCCTTGTGATTCGGTCTTTCTGTGCAAGCTTTTCAGTTTTTTGTCATTTGCTTCAATTGTAGAATTACAAATCGTGGCTTTTCGAAACCGAAAGAAAGAACATTAAAACGTAACAAAGATATACATGTGAACCCCCAAGACTACCACCGAAAAAATATAACCTCCAAGACTAGTGCAAGCATTCTAACGGTCCGCCATTAAGTATAAATTCAGAAGTTACAGTTTCTATTGAAACACACTTCTGCGATTGCACTTGGAAAAACCCGATTTATGTACTTGGAGCCACTCAGGGCCATGGCTTGTGGCATCCGATGGGGCCGGAGGAAAAAACCAACATCATCACGAATTCCCCATAACCCAACCAACCACGTGATATTGAACCCGATCTATGTACACATAACCACCCGATCCCATGGACTGTAGGATCCTATGGGGCCGGAGTAAAAAATCGACatcatccaaaaaaatatttaaaagaaatatatttgcACCAGCCGGGAATCGAACCCGGGTCTGTACCGTGGCAGGGTACTATTCTACCACTAGACCACTGGTGCCTTGATGCTTGAATTTTCCTTCATGTATACTGAGATTGACAAGCTGTTTACTGTGACAACCGTGGCGGGGATTCGAGGCGGTGCAGGCTCGATTCGCCTTCCGTTTGTAACTGGAGACCTTACGAAGTAATTAAACCCCACAAATGAGCTTTAATAAGCTTATGGAGGAACATAAGTCTAGTGCCAATATAAACAATAAATGGATTAATTCTAGCTCGGGAAGACCGCTAGTTAGACCATAAATGTAATATTTCCCGAACGTAACGTTCATTCCCTTGTCGGTTCGTGTTTTTGCCTTGTAGGATTGGCTAATTCATTCTCTAGAAGCGTCTAAGTTACTAAAAATAGAGCAAATTAATTGCGAATGCTTTATTACGCAAACAAAGTGGGAACTGACGCACTTTTATCAGCTCATTTCTGGGTTCAGGACATCTCTCTTTCAAGGAGGCAGCGAGGATTCCACTTCCCCTGGGGGTAGGGTACTACGAAAGGAAGTTGATCATGGATTATCAATAAGCCTAGAATTGATTCTTCCTGGGTCGATGCCCTGAGCGGTTTACTGCTTATATAAGTTCTTGATCTACGTTCACACATATCTCATTCACTGCACAACTTCATAGCTGCACTGATACGATAGACATGGGTTTTCCGATGTCCGGAACAACAGTGCTGTACCTCATCCTCATTTCTGCAGAGTCCATTCTCACACATGTTGAGAGCAGCGTTCCAACTGCTCCTAACTGGGTCAGGGCCACCGCTGGTCCCAAGGTGAACCTGGCACTGTACTACGAGAGCCTCTGCCCGTACAGTGCAGGATTCATCACCAATGACCTGGTGAAGGCCGTGCAAACTCCTGACATCGAGAGGGTCATCAATCTCCGGCTCGTCCCCTGGGGTAATGCTCGGGTCAACAGATCCACGAAAGCTGTCCTCTGTCAGGTTCAAATCCATGCTTAATTGTTTCCCCATGCACATTCACCAGTCATCGTGATTCTGTCCTCCATAATGAACATATCCAATCAAGATCAGGAGCAGGAACGCTCTATTCTTTCCTAATCTGGCTGTtggtttttattttgtacCTTGTCATGACAACATAGTTCTTTTTCGACTCTTTTACAGCACGGAGAAAGGGAATGCTACCTCAACACCATACACGCCTGTGCCATCCAGTCCTGGCCAGACCAGGTACAAACTCTTTTCTCCGACACATGATGCTCTGAGTTTATCAATAACTCATTAGGACTAACACAGCCTTATTCTCTCTCAGAAAACGCACTTTGAATTCATTAGTTGCATTGAGGCCAAAGCCTTCGAGGAGTATGATTCGGGATCAAGGGAAACCATATGGAAAACGTGTTGCAAGCAGCTGGAGTTAGATACCTCCCTCATCTCAAAGTGCTACAATAGTGGCCTTGGAACAAAGGTTGGTCTCTTACATGGATTTTATTAACTTGTGAACATAAGATTATCCAAATCATCTTACAGATATAACTGTTCATCTGAACTTTGATGAAATTCTGGAAAGAGTCTAGCTCAGATCAAATTAAACGCATGCCCTCGGACTACTGAAGCGAGCTTGAATGATTATTTGAGTTCTAATGATACAAAAGCCAAATGAATGCAGCTCGAACTGCATTATGGAGCAGAGACGGATCGGCTCAGTCCTCCGCACAAGTTTGTACCTTGGGTGGTGGTCAACGGTCAACCGATCAGCGTTAGCATCATAACcctttctcttcctctctgcATCTGTCTCTCTCATAATGCTCATGTTGTTCATGACAGGACTACCCCAACTTCATGCGCTACATCTGCCTCTACTACAAAGGACCAACTCCTCCCAAAGCTTGCCTCAAAATCACACCCCAGTCAACTTGAAGAAACAACTCAAGCTGTTGAGTCTCATCATAAGAGAATCGAGAACTACCAGATCACTCGCAATAACTATTGAAAAGAACTTATAGATCTGATCCAGAAGAGAACGAAAGCTTTGTACTTATTACCTTGCTCCTCATATTGCTACTAGCCCACCTATCCTCATATAGCCACGACTGATCCAAGAAACAGTAACAAATACATGCATTTGTCTGATATTTGATAATGTTAAAAAGAAACTATAGCTCGACAGAATttgcatacatacatatatatatatatatatgtatgtatattgcTCAATCGCCATGAGAATCTTGCCAAGCTTCATTGTTACAATGATAGACTGACCTCACCTATTGAAAAGGTTGCAATCCAATGTATCAAAGATGGCTTGGTACAGGTGGAGAATCAACAATTTCATTACAAGACGAGGAACCCACTGCATACATCAGCTAGACATGTTCCGTGCACTAACCACAAATTCTGAatacaaaaaggaaaaagcatTTGTGACGAAATGTTAGATCTCCTCAGGAAGGAGTGGTGCTCAGCATCTACAAGATATCAATCATCTTCCAAATTTTGGAGCGGGCATCGTATGCAGGCATCTCCATTGAATTAAATTCAAACTTATCTACCACCTTTTTCTCCCTATCCACAATATCTGTGTGTTTTGGATTAAGGAGAATCAGTAATACAGAGTATTAAAGCAAGCACTGCATTTGCAGGTAAAATCCTAGGATGCAACGAAAAAGCCCTAGATTGAGATATCAGGAAACAGCTcgataaaaatgattaaagaCATCCTTTCAAATAACTTCATGAACATATCTGAATTTGATATATAGGATTAGCTTCATGCTGAAATAAACTTACCATCCtctatatttaaaatatgatCACTAGCTTTTCAGAAACAATTTCAAGTAAGACCTTAGTCACACAATTGACTTGCATGAACGAACAAAAGGATACAACCTCCAATTTTTGAGTCATCATCCAAGTTTGGGATAATGTTTGTGACAGAGGCATACATTGAAAGGGTCATCCtgcaaaaaaggaaaaagaaccACCTTAGGCATATAATAGGACCCTATTGCTGATTAAAGAGAAACGTCAAGTCATCAACTTAGCCTGTGCATATTACAGTAAGAAAAGGATTTCTAGCTGCCATTAAATGCTTAAATGTAAACAAGTGTCTGCACTCTGTAGAGAACTTATAATGCAGTGCGCATCTAAAGTATCTCCAAAGTCAAACCAGAAATAGATAACTTCCTAATCGGATTAAGTTTTATCTGCCCACTTACTGTTGCCTTAAGTCGTATTGCTCCAGTTTCTTCAGAATATGCTTTTTATCTTCGATGGAAGCTCTCTGACAATCTAAATCATCGATCTCATCCGTGACAGCTGTGTTGATGTTAATGAAAGACAAAAGGAACAAAGAATATCAATtgattgaaagaaaaagagtatATAAAAAGCCACCATTTCTATACTCATCTCAGATTCTCCATAAGCAAGCGTTCCTTCTCGAGTTCGTCTTCTAATTCTTTCTGGAGTCGGTCTAATTCTGCATCTGAAACAACTTCAGATTTTGCTGCTTCCGTTTTCTCCTTGCATTCATCTATCTTCCTCTGATAATCTGCTTCCATAAGAAAAACTACAAAAATTATACAACAGCTCGAAAGAGAAAGTTCTACACCCACCATCACCCAAGGCTTTAACACACATGCCTAGAAGGGCGCAGCCATCAGTACATCTAACTAGCAAGCTCAATATTTTACTTCTTGACATCGAATCATAGAGTATTCAAAAAACAACCTAGGATTCTGCAAACCAAACGCCACTGGCAGCACATCCGAGGAGAAGATCAAGGAAGATTCAACTATAAACGAAGCAAATTTGAACATCTATTTGAGCAGACTGTTCACTATCACTTGCTGCATACTCAGAAATCAACAAAACCAAATCGAAACAGCACACTATCGGCAGAAATGGAAATCCTATATCAGCTTAAGCTCAACCGAGCGTACATTGCCGTGGCACAGCAGTTTCTAAAGAAGCTAAACGCATGCATCAAGCGAACTGCAATTAACATGTTGAAGAAGCAATTGGACCTCGTAGCAAGCTCTGGAGCTCAGAGGAATCGGCGTCGCAGGAGGAGCGAAGAGCCTGCAAGTGCTGGTGGCAGTGGGCGAGGTTGTTGGAGTCCTTCTTGTCCCTGAGAACTCGGGCGAGATCGTCACTGTAGGTCACAAGCTTGCCCATATCGATCTTCCGGGAGGAATCCCCCATTGTATTCCGATGTTCGAGCTGCTAATTGGGAGTGAGAGTGGTTGAGGGTTTCAGAGAAGCTATGAAGAGAAGACGAAGGAttattagagagagagagagagagagagagagcggggAAAGCCTGAGATTTGATGAACATTTCAAATAGTTTTGGGGAAAAATGTAGCTATTTctactttatttaatttagcgcctcaactttttttattttcaattgcGTCCCTTTACTTTGAACTCCTTAACATATTAGCCCTCATGGGGTTTTCAATTCCATCAGGCTCATGGCTCAATAGCTAAAGCGTGATTACATCAAAATGTTTAATGTTTATCCAAATATTTGGTAAATTGTTAATTCCATATGGTGCCACATCAAAATGGTGCCACATCAACATGTTACCAATCAATATTAGTTTTGGGCGTGATAAAAAGCGTCAACGTTGTATTCAATAGGTTCAATGACTTAAATACATTATGCGaatttagatatataatttattttatggaTTAAGATTTTGTATAAAGTAATGTCACATCAACTGAAATATTGACATGCAACTTTTTTTATGGGTAGTTGACATGCAAACTTTAAAATGGGACGACTATGGTAAGTTTAGCAGGCCAATCCATCATGAGAGAACATGGCAAGTATCAAAGGTCCTCCGCATGAGACGTACTTGTCAAATTATAAAACTGTATAGTTTAGTGGGTCAAGCGTCTTCGATCCCATAGCTCGCATCCGATTAAAGGATAATTTAATCGAATGTCTATTGTCTCGGTCGATCAGTCCCTTTTCAATTACAATTAAAACCTAATATGATTGGTCCAATACATGGCCAATATCACAACTGAGCAAATAATCCTTCATATCAATTacccaaaattaaatttgcaaGAAGaaattggccaaaaaaaattgcaagaaggaaaaaaattgttaaaCATTCATTACTTTAGATTTTGCCCCCTTTTTATGCACAAAAATTTACAGGCTCATTATACAAATTAATCTTGTCTACAAATTTACTTCCAATGACTTTGTGTTACCTTCCCCAAGCTGAGAATCTAACCAATGGATTCCCTCTCCATTGCAAGACCATCTCGTTCTCCCTCTCCCCAGTCCCTACTCCATACCAGCTCTTCCCTCCCACAAGCTCTCTTGCCTCCATCAAGCCCTCCCTGCTCACTCTCAACCCCCTGAGACGAGCCTGGATCCCATCCATTACACCCGAACATGCCCTTACCTCGTCCCACGTTTCTCCCCAAGAGGTCGGGTCGATAGATGGTGAAACAAACAGAGCCTCCATGGCCAGCCTTGCCTCCAGCAGCTGACTAGGGAACTCTGTCTCCATGCACTCCAGAACTGTTTGGTAATGCCCCAGGCACCCGTCGAAGAACTCGCCAAACCCAGAGCAGGACTTCAGCTTCTGAAATGCGTCTCCCTCACCGAGAGTTACGATCCCACAGTTGTTGGCTGTGATGACCTCCTCAGCAGCGCTTAGGAATTTTCCCACCAATTTTCTGTTCCTGTTCTTCCTCCCCATGAGCCCCACCATGCAATTGAATACAAACCATTCTCTTCTCCCATTCATTGCCATTCCCTCCTTAGCCTCAATCAGGAGCTCATCGATCCTCATCTCATCCACCTCGAGCTGCACCCCGAACTCCCTCGCGTGCTCGGACAGCCTCCTGCTCGTGTCCCTTAACCTCCTCCCCGATCTTCCGGGACAGTCATGACTGTCATCCTCTTTTGCCTCCTCGGGATCATCTTCAGCCCACTTTATGGAAGTCAGCCTCAGTAAGGACACGCCTCCCCGGGCAGCCATGGCTTCGATCACGGGGGCCCACTGGACCCCCTCCCCGAGGTCAAAGTCCACGACCCTGATCACCACTCCGAAGCCCCTTGGGGCTGACCCCAGGATCGCGCTATTCGCGGCGAAGTGTGCGAACCTCATAAACGGGAACCCCTGATAGAAAGCCTGAAACGCCGCTTCCGAGTTCCTCTGGCACTCTTGCCTAATATAATCATCGCAGCCCTCCCTCCTCCCGGCACGGCGGAAGAGGTTGAACACGAGACGGTCGCAGGCCCCGCCGAGCGGGTTTGCCTTCTCGACCCCACACCTCGAGACAGCCTCCATGAGGTCGGCCTGCCCGTTCTCCATGGCCTCCCCGAAGGCCTTGGCGAGGTGTTGGAGGCTCAGCTGGGTATCAATCTCCATGTCCTCTGCTGGCAAGCTCAGTGTGCCGCTGGCCTGGGAAGCTTCAGTGACAGAGGACTCATCGGATTTCAGAGATGACGAGCTGAGTGGGCTCCACTGACCATGGACCGACTCTTCCCCTCCATTGAGAGGTGGAGATGTAATCGGGTCAATGGGTCCATACCCATCAAAGTCCATAAGGAAATCCTCAATTGGGAAATCCATAA
The sequence above is drawn from the Punica granatum isolate Tunisia-2019 chromosome 5, ASM765513v2, whole genome shotgun sequence genome and encodes:
- the LOC116208667 gene encoding uncharacterized protein At5g01610-like, translated to MMDQILGKAGSYLFAQKANKEMGAVSNEINQMSNSIEGGAKWLVNKIKGKIQKPLPEILKEHNLPGGLFPNDATNYDFDENTGYLTVILPGPCEVQYKDSSQLRFNTSVSGYLEKGKMTNIEGMKTKMVMIWVKVTLIAVEGSDKVQFSAGMKKSRSREAYEAQREGVAVNSF
- the LOC116209505 gene encoding gamma-interferon-responsive lysosomal thiol protein-like isoform X2: MGFPMSGTTVLYLILISAESILTHVESSVPTAPNWVRATAGPKVNLALYYESLCPYSAGFITNDLVKAVQTPDIERVINLRLVPWGNARVNRSTKAVLCQHGERECYLNTIHACAIQSWPDQKTHFEFISCIEAKAFEEYDSGSRETIWKTCCKQLELDTSLISKCYNSGLGTKLELHYGAETDRLSPPHKFVPWVVVNGQPISDYPNFMRYICLYYKGPTPPKACLKITPQST
- the LOC116209505 gene encoding uncharacterized protein LOC116209505 isoform X1 — its product is MGFPMSGTTVLYLILISAESILTHVESSVPTAPNWVRATAGPKVNLALYYESLCPYSAGFITNDLVKAVQTPDIERVINLRLVPWGNARVNRSTKAVLCQHGERECYLNTIHACAIQSWPDQKTHFEFISCIEAKAFEEYDSGSRETIWKTCCKQLELDTSLISKCYNSGLGTKPNECSSNCIMEQRRIGSVLRTSLYLGWWSTVNRSATTPTSCATSASTTKDQLLPKLASKSHPSQLEETTQAVESHHKRIENYQITRNNY
- the LOC116209506 gene encoding kinetochore protein SPC24 homolog translates to MGDSSRKIDMGKLVTYSDDLARVLRDKKDSNNLAHCHQHLQALRSSCDADSSELQSLLRDYQRKIDECKEKTEAAKSEVVSDAELDRLQKELEDELEKERLLMENLRAVTDEIDDLDCQRASIEDKKHILKKLEQYDLRQQMTLSMYASVTNIIPNLDDDSKIGGYIVDREKKVVDKFEFNSMEMPAYDARSKIWKMIDIL
- the LOC116208927 gene encoding protein NODULATION SIGNALING PATHWAY 2-like encodes the protein MQSEIFRQTWQFPNFIDSAFNGFDDNQSQLHYFPTKFPDDPLLMDFPIEDFLMDFDGYGPIDPITSPPLNGGEESVHGQWSPLSSSSLKSDESSVTEASQASGTLSLPAEDMEIDTQLSLQHLAKAFGEAMENGQADLMEAVSRCGVEKANPLGGACDRLVFNLFRRAGRREGCDDYIRQECQRNSEAAFQAFYQGFPFMRFAHFAANSAILGSAPRGFGVVIRVVDFDLGEGVQWAPVIEAMAARGGVSLLRLTSIKWAEDDPEEAKEDDSHDCPGRSGRRLRDTSRRLSEHAREFGVQLEVDEMRIDELLIEAKEGMAMNGRREWFVFNCMVGLMGRKNRNRKLVGKFLSAAEEVITANNCGIVTLGEGDAFQKLKSCSGFGEFFDGCLGHYQTVLECMETEFPSQLLEARLAMEALFVSPSIDPTSWGETWDEVRACSGVMDGIQARLRGLRVSREGLMEARELVGGKSWYGVGTGERENEMVLQWRGNPLVRFSAWGR